Genomic segment of Tomitella fengzijianii:
GAGGTGGGAATCTGGACCGACGGGGCACCGCTCGACGCGGCCACCGGCACCACCGTCATCGCTGGACACGTCAACATGGCCGGCCAGGGGCCGGGCGCGCTCTACGACCTGGTGATGATGCGGCCCGGCCAGCAGATCCACACCGTGGACGCTTTGGGCAGGTCTAAGGCCTGGAAGGTCACCGGGGTGACGATGCGCGCCAAAGCGGACGGCGTGGACGAAGGCATCTGGTCCGGGCGGATGGGGCCGCGCAGGCTTGTGGTGGTGACCTGCGGCGGCGAGCTCGACTACACCGGCGAAATCGGCGATTACCGCGACAACGTCTACCTTTACGCGGAGCCGGACGGTTGATGATCTCGGGCCGCGGGTTGCGCACCCGCCGACGCCGGACGGAAACTTGTACTCTGCACATTCAATGCGCGGGGCTGGAAAGTGCGCCCTTGCGCCCGAGCGTCGTCCGGGGAGGGTGCGTGTCACCAGAGGATCGATCCGGCACGGGTGGC
This window contains:
- a CDS encoding class F sortase — translated: MPSPHRRRSGGLRAAAWIAVAVAAVLVFIAGAVLIVASYTGGSDARTAAISFAAPSARPGVPIPAVASAGDPDAESGGTLTLDPLGITADIVDATVPAGVLTPPEDVHEVGIWTDGAPLDAATGTTVIAGHVNMAGQGPGALYDLVMMRPGQQIHTVDALGRSKAWKVTGVTMRAKADGVDEGIWSGRMGPRRLVVVTCGGELDYTGEIGDYRDNVYLYAEPDG